Proteins from one Dromiciops gliroides isolate mDroGli1 chromosome 6, mDroGli1.pri, whole genome shotgun sequence genomic window:
- the IGF2 gene encoding insulin-like growth factor II isoform X2, translating to MGFPMKKMLLLSLTFLAFASCCTAAYRPSETLCGGELVDTLQFVCGDRGFYFSLPGRPLSRVSRRLNRGIVEECCFRSCDLALLETYCATPAKSERDLSASMMVLPENFPRFPVGKFFKLDTWQKSAHRLRRGLPALLRARRDRLRAQALEAIREAKRHRPLITLPSEDPIRTDASSEKPANQK from the exons ATGGGTTTCCCAATGAAGAAGATGCTGCTGTTATCACTCACCTTTTTGGCCTTTGCCTCGTGCTGCACCGCTGCTTATCGCCCCAGTGAGACCCTTTGTGGTGGGGAGCTGGTAGACACCCTCCAGTTTGTGTGTGGCGACCGCGGCTTCTATTTCA GCCTTCCTGGCAGGCCCCTGAGCCGCGTGAGCCGACGCCTGAATCGCGGCATCGTGGAAGAGTGCTGTTTCCGCAGTTGTGACTTGgccctgctggagacctactgtgcCACCCCCGCCAAGTCTGAGCGGGACCTATCCGCCTCCATGATGGTGCTCCCG GAAAACTTCCCTAGATTCCCTGTGGGCAAGTTCTTCAAGCTTGACACCTGGCAGAAGTCCGCCCATCGCCTCCGGAGGGGCCTGCCTGCCCTCCTCCGTGCCCGCAGGGACCGGCTGAGAGCCCAGGCGCTGGAAGCGATCAGAGAGGCCAAGCGTCACCGTCCCCTGATCACCCTGCCCAGCGAAGACCCCATCCGTACGGATGCCTCATCTGAAAAACCTGCCAATCAGAAGTAG
- the IGF2 gene encoding insulin-like growth factor II isoform X1, whose product MRFRQRGNMARGVASGSADASVSTLQQSRSKEVGSSRSSFEMGFPMKKMLLLSLTFLAFASCCTAAYRPSETLCGGELVDTLQFVCGDRGFYFSLPGRPLSRVSRRLNRGIVEECCFRSCDLALLETYCATPAKSERDLSASMMVLPENFPRFPVGKFFKLDTWQKSAHRLRRGLPALLRARRDRLRAQALEAIREAKRHRPLITLPSEDPIRTDASSEKPANQK is encoded by the exons ATGAGATTTCGTCAGCGAGGGAACATGGCGAGAGGAGTCGCTTCAGGGTCGGCGGACGCGAGTGTCAGCACCCTACAACAGTCCCGCAGCAAGGAGGTGGGGAGTAGCAGGAGCAGCTTTGAG ATGGGTTTCCCAATGAAGAAGATGCTGCTGTTATCACTCACCTTTTTGGCCTTTGCCTCGTGCTGCACCGCTGCTTATCGCCCCAGTGAGACCCTTTGTGGTGGGGAGCTGGTAGACACCCTCCAGTTTGTGTGTGGCGACCGCGGCTTCTATTTCA GCCTTCCTGGCAGGCCCCTGAGCCGCGTGAGCCGACGCCTGAATCGCGGCATCGTGGAAGAGTGCTGTTTCCGCAGTTGTGACTTGgccctgctggagacctactgtgcCACCCCCGCCAAGTCTGAGCGGGACCTATCCGCCTCCATGATGGTGCTCCCG GAAAACTTCCCTAGATTCCCTGTGGGCAAGTTCTTCAAGCTTGACACCTGGCAGAAGTCCGCCCATCGCCTCCGGAGGGGCCTGCCTGCCCTCCTCCGTGCCCGCAGGGACCGGCTGAGAGCCCAGGCGCTGGAAGCGATCAGAGAGGCCAAGCGTCACCGTCCCCTGATCACCCTGCCCAGCGAAGACCCCATCCGTACGGATGCCTCATCTGAAAAACCTGCCAATCAGAAGTAG